AGACTGGCGCTACCCAAATGAGAGTGATGAGAGGATTGTTACGGATAAAACCGAAGGTGCTCTACCTGGTTATGGAATCGGATTGGTTTCCAAAATTCCAGTTGTGTCATGGCACCGATTAGATTTAAAAGGTTCACCAATAGGGGTGCCGATGACATTTCCAGTTGATGGAAAGATGAAACGCTTTTATGTTCGCGATCATCCGCGTAGTGCTTTAGGTGCAGTTTTAGACAATGGCTGGCTAGTAATTAATACGCATTTATCCTTTGTTCCATTATTTAATCTTTTTCAGATAATCAAAATTAAACGCTGGGCTAATACTTTAGGTGTCACTGATAAATCTAAAATAATTATTATGGGCGACTTAAACATTCCATTTGCAATTTTCGTACGCGGCTTCAAATGGAAATCTCTTGCCGCACAACGCACCTACCCAAGTTGGTATCCAAAAGTTCAGATTGATTATTTCCTATCCCAAAAACTTCATCCGGTTGACGTGCGACATATTCAATATCCGCACTCTGGAATGAGTGATCATTTGCCGTTGCAGATTGAGGTCGACGTTAACTAATCGAGTAGAGAGTTATTGCTCATCGATTCTTTGAATCAAGGCTACAAGTGCGGCTTCATCTAGCAAGTCGGCTGGGCGATGGGTGACAGAGTTTGGAACATAGTGAAAAGCGGCGCTCACTGTCGAGATGTCGGCACCCGATAGTTTGGCCCAAGCTAAGCGATACATTGCAAGTTGAACCGCCGCCGAAGCATCCAGAGTTGTGGATCCAGTCTTCCAATCCACTACCTCATAGCCATGAGGAGTTGCATACACGGCATCGATACGGCCGCGGATTAATACGCCTGCAATAGTCGTTTCAAAGGGAACTTCAACTCGCACAGGAGTGCGGTTGGCAAATTCGCATGTTAGCCAAGCCTTCTTTAAATCCTCCAACTTAGAATCTTCATCGAGTGGATCTAAGTAATCTAAATACTCTTCCCCAAATAGTGTGTCGGCATCGCTGAACTGACGTTCGACCCATAAGTGAAAGGCTGTACCGCGCCGTGAGTATTGATCCTGACCGCGCGGCATTGGTCGGCGAATATTTAAAGCCAGCTCTTGTGGATCTTTATGAAGGGCTACCAACGTCGAAGTTGAAAGCCTTGGTGGTATGGGAACCTCAATCACCCCTTTGGAACGTTGCTGGATTTCGGAAATGAGTGCCTGGGCATCGTTAATCCACGAATCAACTTCAGGATTATTGGTTTCTCCAAGAGTGTGAGCCGGGCTTACATTGACCAACTCAACTGCTGCGTTAAAAGCTATTCGCCGATCACCAAGTGGATCAGAAGGCCAGACTGCAGTAATTGGATTTTCAATACTTGGATTCTCAGCACCAACTTCGGGTGCTGGCGCATCAGAGAGCGTTAAACCTCCGAGTGAACTTGCCACTCCTGCGATTAGATAGAAAATTTCACTTGGTTCGACAGGTTTACTGCCATCTCGCCAACGCGAAGTCGTGCAGATTAAATGCGACTTGGCGCGAGTAACGGCTACGTAGGCAAGGCGCATCTCTTCACGCATCTTAATATTTTCAACGCAACTCGAACCAAACGCTTTTATCACTTTCGCAGCATCGCTATTTTTCGTGACTCCATCTAAGGAAAAGACTGGCAACTCATCAGCATCCCCACGGAGTGCAAAGGGAATGTGCTTTTCATTTTTTATCCAGTTATCGGGATCACTTGAATTATTTCCAGGGAAAGTTCCTTCTGCCAAACCTGGAACCGCGACTACATCCCATTCAGCACCTTTTGCCATATGTATGGTCAAAATCTGCACTACATCACTGCGAATTTCAGGAGCGCCTGCCTTTAGCCCTCCTTCGGCATCTGCGGCAACATCTAACCACTCTAAAAAGGCAGTGACTGTGCCACCACTTCGTTCAAACTTTGCCGCTTCATCTAAGAAGCGATCTAAGTGTCTGCGACCAGTCTGTGAACCATCGCGCAGGGTTATCTCACTCTCAAGCGTTAAATAATTTTCAATCTCACTAATTAAATCGCTTATCTGTCCACCTGCGCGCGAGCGCAATCGGCGTAGATCACCAGCAAAAGCCACCAGACGTTGAAATCCAATTTGGCTAAAACTGCTCTTGTTGGCGTTCTGTATCTCATCTAACGCATCGATAATCGAACCTGCAAATTGATCATCGGCCTCTAACTGATCGGGGTTTCCGGTGGCGATTTTTTTGATAAAACTCTTGGAATCAGCGTGCATCTCCCTAGCGCAATCTCTAGAAAATGTACCTAGCGCCGCAATATCACGCGGGCCTAAATTAATGCGTGGGCCAGTTAAATGTCGCATCAATGACGAACCTGAATCGGGATTTGTAATTATCTTTAGCATTGATACGACATCAGCAACCTCGGGCACATGAATTAATCCACCGATGCCTATAACTTCAACCGGCAAGCCCAGTTCGCGCAGGGCGCCTTCAATCGCCGTAATTTGAGCCCGTTTTCGAACCAATACAGCTGCATTCTTGCCAGAAGTTGGGTACCAATTTTCCTTAATGTATTCAGCAACTGCCAAGGCTTCAGCATCGATAGTTTCAAAGATTCCATAAGCAATTTCACCTTTGCCAGCGTTAGGTCGCGCCTCTAGCTCAACAACTTGCTGTCCACCCGCTAACTTAATCTCATCACTGATGCGATTGGCTGCGGCCAAAATCATTACATCGTTTCTAAATGTTGTTGGCAGTGTAAATTGTGCAGCTCCACATTGATCGGGATTCTTAGGAAAATACTTAGTAAAGGATGCCATCGTGCCGGCCGATGCCCCACGCCAGGTATAAATAGCCTGTGATGGGTCACCCACAGCCATTACTGGATGTCCGCCTCCAAATAGTGATGAAAGCATGCGCACCTGAGACTGCGAGGTATCTTGGTATTCATCGAGTAGAACGACTCGATATTTTCCACGCTCTAATGCGCTAACATCGGCAAAGTTTTCCGCGATATCGGCGGCTAAGGACATTTGATCATCAAAAGAGAATTCACCTGCCGCCTTTCGGCGTTGCATAAAAGCATCCACCATGGGCAAGAGTGAATTGCGTTGGAGCATGGCGCGCTCAACGGCTCGAACCTCTTCATTACGCGCACCTGCTAGTGGTGCCAACTCCCGCAAAATCTCTTCGCCAATTGCCGCAATATCTTCAGCCTTGACTTGGTGCTCAAGCATTAACTTTGAAAGCCCCAATAGATCTTTAATAACTGTGCTCACAGCGCTTTGGTTTCGATAGGTATCATCCGACCAGTTGCGCACAACATCGGATGCGATCTGCCAAATCGCTGCTTCGCCCAAAGGTTCGGCATCGGCATCGATTCCATATCTAATCGCATGTTCACTCAATAGCTTGCCGGCGTAGGAGTGATAGGTCGTCACCGAAGTTGTCGATGACGTGATGTGTTTGAACTCAGGCAACGTTGCAAGTTGGCGAAGTCGTTTGCGTATTCGAACCGATAGTTCCCCAGCAGCTTTTCGTGTGAAAGTTAAACCTAAAATCTGATCGGGTTTTACAAAACCATTAGCTGCTAAATAGAGAACGCGATTGCTCATCGTCTCTGTTTTCCCAGATCCAGCACCAGCAATGACAACAGTTGGCTCAAGATCGCTGCTAATAATTGCCGATTGAAACTTAGTGATTGAGGCTATCGTGGCACCGAATTTTGGATGCGCTTGAAGTTTGGCAATGATTTCCTCTGGTGTGAATTGCGCATCCAGGCTCATGAAATCACCGTCCGACCATCGATTTGGACTGGGCAGGATTTACGCACTGGGCAGCCTTTACAGCGCTTATTGATTGTTGCAAAGAAGGTGGCAGCGCCCATGCCTTCACCGATTTCATTGAGTTTATTTTTAACTTCATCGACATCGATTCCATGCTGAGATCGAATCGTAGCCCCTGCTGTGCTTGTACCTAAATAAACAAGCTCGGCACCTGCGCTGACAGTGCCTTGAGTAAATCCACCTTCAGCGATTCCGAGCTGATAACTAGCTAACTGAAGATTCGCTTTAGCATCTTTAACACTAATTGCACTGCCACCTGTTTTGAAATCAACGATAAATAACGAACCATCGGCCTCAACTTCTAATCGATCAACGCTTCCTCTAATTCGTGCACGACCTAATTTCACATCAAAGCGTATTTCAGCATCGACCACTGTGCGCGTAGTGTTGACATGGTATTCAACGAATTTTTCGAGCATCGTAATCGCGTTTTCTAAATGCGAAGCACTCACCCAACCAGATTCTGAATCGATGAGTTTCCATGAGCTCTCCAGCTTCGAAATTAGCTCTTCTTTAGTCGTACCTGGCTCCTGAACCAGTGTCGCGGCAAATGCGTGAATCGCAGAACCCAGAACTTGAGCTGAGCTATCCCCATCAGTGCCGCCACTGTTTTGTAAAAACCACTTCACCCCACACTCTTCAAAAGATTCGGCGCCGCTGGGCGATACAACAACTTCTTTAGCAGCATCAATAACCGGTGCATCGGTGCTCAACGGAACAGAGCCAATCCATGATTGTGTATTTGCTAAATAGATTCCATTCTCGCCTATTGCTTTTAATATTTCTGCGGCAGTTTCTGCATTTTCGCCATGTAATTGACTTCGAAGTTCGGCAACCAGCGCAGGCGCAGTTATTGGACGCGGAACGTCGGTGATAACTGGCTCATCGAGATCGCTTTTATTGACCAAAACTTCGATTGTCTCAAAGAACTGTGAAGGTTCCTCGTCATCGCGCTGAACGGCAGTTATGAAAAGTGAGCTTCTAGCACGGGTTAGGGCGACATGAAAGAGGCGCTCTTCATCCTGCAACAATCCATTAGCGGCAATAACATCTAGTTGATCGCGTGGGGTATCGGGGTTGCGTTTGCGCTCTACTAAACGTTCGGCACCTAATAACGATGAACGCTGCTTTAAATTAGGCCATGTTCCCTCTTGAAGCCCCGCAATCGCTACTACATCCCATTCACGTCCCTTTGCACTATGCACTGTAAGAATTTCAACGAATTCTGGACGTACACCTTTGGCGGAAATAACATCGCCGGCAATATCCTCATTCGCAATCTCGGCGATGAAGGCGGCTGGACCTGAAGAGGGAAAGCGTTCTGAGTATCTAGCTGCACTTTCAAACAACTGCATCATTGCATCTAAGTCGCGATCGGCTGCAGCTCCGCGAACTCCCGGACGTAAGGCTTGATTTCGCCAAGCATCGCTGAGTTTTTGGCCATCACTTGCAACTGCATTACTCCATATCGCCCACAATAAATCATCGGCCATGGCAGTTTTATTTCGAGCAACTGCGCGAGCTTTTTCCAGTAACTCATGCACACGTAAGAGCGAATTCGCACCTTCAATAAGAACTTCGCCCTTATCGATTGCATCGAGCAATAACTGAGTTCCAGAACGCTCATCCCCATCGGCGCGTGCAGTAATCATCGCTCTGCGAATTCGACGAAGTGAGATTGAATCGGCCCCACCGAACTCGCTCATCAGTAATCGCTCAGCAGTATCTAAATTTAATGGATGCTCTTTAATCGCAACGCGGGCTAACAAAAGAAATGGCGCGATTGCGGGATTGCCAGCTAAAGCTTGCAACTCACTTGCTACAGGAATACCAACATAAGAAAATGCCCTACGAAGCGCAGAGGCCGTGAGCCCGGGGCTACGTAGAATTACCGCCATATCACTGTAAGAAATATCTTCGCGCAGATGCGCGCTACGAAATTGATGGGCGATAAATGCGGCCTCTTCAGCGCCAGATCTAAAACGATGCACCGCCACTGTGCCTGAATTTTCATTGCCACAGATGCGTTTGCGGGCGCTATGGGAGCCGGGCATTTCCAGTGCGAATGCAAGACCGACATTGAAGATTTCTTGCGCGCTACGGTAAGCCCTTGATAAAACTATTTCGTTGGCGCGATAAGGATCTAACGCAGCAGATAAACCATCGGGATCAGCGCCGCGAAAACGTCCCACTGCGGAATCGGCATCGGCGCAGAGAATTACATCAGCCCCAACTAAGGCTGCAAGTAAAGCTCGTTGGGCTGGGTCACTTTCCTGAAACTCATCGACCATGATGGTGGTAAAACGCGCTCGTAGTTTTGCTAATACATCGGGGTTGTTGTGTAAATGCAGCGTTGCCCTTGAAACAAGCTCCGAAGGATCGATTCGCATCTTGGCATCACTGGCACTAATTTCACGCATTACCATCGAATTCAAATATCGCTGCCAGAACTTCGCCGCAGCAAACCAATATTTTTCGCCCTCTGAAATTCCGAGTTGTTCTAACTGCGCCGGACCAATCCCGCGCTCAGATGCGCGCAGGATTAAATCGCGGAGTTCGCGTGCAAAACCACTTGTTGTAAGGGCGGCATGTAAATCCTCTGGCCATTCTCTAAAGCCATCTTCGATGTCGCCTTTTAGTAACTCTTTTATGTAACTCTCTTGTTCGGGACCACTCAACAAAATCGGTTCGGGATCGCTCTTATCGGATTTCATCTTTAAAATTGAAAAAGCTAATGAATGAAATGTTCGCGCCAAAGGTTCGAACATTGTCTTTGACGTACGCAGTGCAATCGCATCGCGGAGTTCCGATGCACGCTCTCGCCCAAAAGTCAGTAGCAAAATCGAATCGGGGTTATGTCCGTCGTTAATTCGCGCGAGCGCCGCTTCAACTAAGACTGTGGTCTTGCCCGTGCCCGGCCCACCCTGAACAACTAATGGTGACCCGCGATGGGCAATGGCCGCGTTTTGTTCGTTAGAGAGCGTGAGAGTTGCCTTCGGCCCAACTGATCGGACGAGGTTGAAAATCTGATTACTCACAGTGATTATCTTGCCTCAGAGAGCCGACAAAACTAGCTTAAACGTTCTGGTTGGCCTTCTTGGCGCGTGAAGTTGTGCGGGCACGCTCGTCGCCATCAAGGACAACTTTGCGGATTCGAACAACGGCCGGCGTAACTTCAACGCACTCATCTTCGCGGCAGAACTCCAACGCACCTTCCATGTTGAGCTTTTTAGGCGGAATCAAACGCTCTGATTCATCGGTGCCTGATGCTCGCATGTTAGTAAGTTTCTTTTCGCGAACACAGTTAACATCCATATCTTCGCTGCGTGAGTTCTCGCCAATCACCATGCCTTCGTACACTTCATCGCCCGGTTCAACGAAGATGCTTCCGCGATCTTGTGTACCGTACAACGCATACGATGTAACAACTCCCATCCGATCTGAAACGAGCGAACCGGTTCCGCGAGTGCGAATATCGCCGTGCCACGCTTCGTAACCATCAAAGACATGGTGAAGTAAACCGGTTCCGCGAGTTTCAGTTAAGAACTCAGTGCGGAAGCCAATAAGTCCGCGTGATGGAACGCGATAATCAAGGCGAATCCAGCCAGTGCCATGATTAACCATTTGCTCCATGCGGCCCTTACGAAGCGCCATCAGCTGAGTAAGCACGCCGAGGTATTCTTCAGGTGCATCAATTGTTAAACGTTCCATTGGCTCATGAACTTTGCCATCAATCTTTTTAATAACAACCTGCGGCTTGCCGACGGTTAATTCAAAGCCTTCGCGCTTCATAATTTCAACAAGGACTGCAAGCTGAAGTTCTCCACGCCCCTGAACTTCCCAAGTATCTGGGCGCTCCGTAGTTAAGACGCGCAATGAAACGTTTCCAACAAGTTCGGCATCGAGGCGGCTCTTAACTTGGCGAGCAGTAAGCAGTTTTCCACTCTTGCCGGCCAG
This sequence is a window from Candidatus Planktophila sp.. Protein-coding genes within it:
- a CDS encoding ATP-dependent DNA helicase, encoding MSLDAQFTPEEIIAKLQAHPKFGATIASITKFQSAIISSDLEPTVVIAGAGSGKTETMSNRVLYLAANGFVKPDQILGLTFTRKAAGELSVRIRKRLRQLATLPEFKHITSSTTSVTTYHSYAGKLLSEHAIRYGIDADAEPLGEAAIWQIASDVVRNWSDDTYRNQSAVSTVIKDLLGLSKLMLEHQVKAEDIAAIGEEILRELAPLAGARNEEVRAVERAMLQRNSLLPMVDAFMQRRKAAGEFSFDDQMSLAADIAENFADVSALERGKYRVVLLDEYQDTSQSQVRMLSSLFGGGHPVMAVGDPSQAIYTWRGASAGTMASFTKYFPKNPDQCGAAQFTLPTTFRNDVMILAAANRISDEIKLAGGQQVVELEARPNAGKGEIAYGIFETIDAEALAVAEYIKENWYPTSGKNAAVLVRKRAQITAIEGALRELGLPVEVIGIGGLIHVPEVADVVSMLKIITNPDSGSSLMRHLTGPRINLGPRDIAALGTFSRDCAREMHADSKSFIKKIATGNPDQLEADDQFAGSIIDALDEIQNANKSSFSQIGFQRLVAFAGDLRRLRSRAGGQISDLISEIENYLTLESEITLRDGSQTGRRHLDRFLDEAAKFERSGGTVTAFLEWLDVAADAEGGLKAGAPEIRSDVVQILTIHMAKGAEWDVVAVPGLAEGTFPGNNSSDPDNWIKNEKHIPFALRGDADELPVFSLDGVTKNSDAAKVIKAFGSSCVENIKMREEMRLAYVAVTRAKSHLICTTSRWRDGSKPVEPSEIFYLIAGVASSLGGLTLSDAPAPEVGAENPSIENPITAVWPSDPLGDRRIAFNAAVELVNVSPAHTLGETNNPEVDSWINDAQALISEIQQRSKGVIEVPIPPRLSTSTLVALHKDPQELALNIRRPMPRGQDQYSRRGTAFHLWVERQFSDADTLFGEEYLDYLDPLDEDSKLEDLKKAWLTCEFANRTPVRVEVPFETTIAGVLIRGRIDAVYATPHGYEVVDWKTGSTTLDASAAVQLAMYRLAWAKLSGADISTVSAAFHYVPNSVTHRPADLLDEAALVALIQRIDEQ
- a CDS encoding ATP-dependent DNA helicase encodes the protein MSNQIFNLVRSVGPKATLTLSNEQNAAIAHRGSPLVVQGGPGTGKTTVLVEAALARINDGHNPDSILLLTFGRERASELRDAIALRTSKTMFEPLARTFHSLAFSILKMKSDKSDPEPILLSGPEQESYIKELLKGDIEDGFREWPEDLHAALTTSGFARELRDLILRASERGIGPAQLEQLGISEGEKYWFAAAKFWQRYLNSMVMREISASDAKMRIDPSELVSRATLHLHNNPDVLAKLRARFTTIMVDEFQESDPAQRALLAALVGADVILCADADSAVGRFRGADPDGLSAALDPYRANEIVLSRAYRSAQEIFNVGLAFALEMPGSHSARKRICGNENSGTVAVHRFRSGAEEAAFIAHQFRSAHLREDISYSDMAVILRSPGLTASALRRAFSYVGIPVASELQALAGNPAIAPFLLLARVAIKEHPLNLDTAERLLMSEFGGADSISLRRIRRAMITARADGDERSGTQLLLDAIDKGEVLIEGANSLLRVHELLEKARAVARNKTAMADDLLWAIWSNAVASDGQKLSDAWRNQALRPGVRGAAADRDLDAMMQLFESAARYSERFPSSGPAAFIAEIANEDIAGDVISAKGVRPEFVEILTVHSAKGREWDVVAIAGLQEGTWPNLKQRSSLLGAERLVERKRNPDTPRDQLDVIAANGLLQDEERLFHVALTRARSSLFITAVQRDDEEPSQFFETIEVLVNKSDLDEPVITDVPRPITAPALVAELRSQLHGENAETAAEILKAIGENGIYLANTQSWIGSVPLSTDAPVIDAAKEVVVSPSGAESFEECGVKWFLQNSGGTDGDSSAQVLGSAIHAFAATLVQEPGTTKEELISKLESSWKLIDSESGWVSASHLENAITMLEKFVEYHVNTTRTVVDAEIRFDVKLGRARIRGSVDRLEVEADGSLFIVDFKTGGSAISVKDAKANLQLASYQLGIAEGGFTQGTVSAGAELVYLGTSTAGATIRSQHGIDVDEVKNKLNEIGEGMGAATFFATINKRCKGCPVRKSCPVQIDGRTVIS
- a CDS encoding endonuclease/exonuclease/phosphatase family protein — protein: MRITSWNLLHGLAMPPDEEADAAALLSAEIDHLQSDVIGLQEVDYFLSRSGTLNQVGNVAAMMSTPYWAFAPSLMGSPDEDWRYPNESDERIVTDKTEGALPGYGIGLVSKIPVVSWHRLDLKGSPIGVPMTFPVDGKMKRFYVRDHPRSALGAVLDNGWLVINTHLSFVPLFNLFQIIKIKRWANTLGVTDKSKIIIMGDLNIPFAIFVRGFKWKSLAAQRTYPSWYPKVQIDYFLSQKLHPVDVRHIQYPHSGMSDHLPLQIEVDVN